The following nucleotide sequence is from Calonectris borealis chromosome 5, bCalBor7.hap1.2, whole genome shotgun sequence.
GAGAATATAGTCATAAGACTTAAAAGTCTTTAGATATATTTAATTCGGTTTATTTCACTAACATGTCTTAGTGAAAGCTTGTACTTGAGATTTTACACCCACAGAAGAAAGGGTATTCAACATTAAGTTGAATGTGGAGAGGTAACAGTGCATTAGGTATATTGTGTTCATCATCCTCACGTAACACGGAAAATTATTGTAGTTTAAGAATGTACAATTTCCAATAAGCTTCTTCCTTTAGGACCCTCTGCCACTCATATGCAATTGCAATATTTGATAAAACAGTGCTATTTTACCTTTATGCTAACAGAACGATAGTTCACCATTGCTGGAAACTTCTTATCTCCCAATTGCTTTTTGACACTTCCAAAGTTCTTACAAGTGACTTTGTTAAAAAACTTTTTCTAAAACTGTGGAAGTATaatctttgtttcattttgtatAAACTTGTTATTAAGGTAGACCTAGTTTATAGCTAGCTTGCCCCTACCAGTTGTACCTTGCCTGGTAAATATCCTAAGTTAGTCTTCTATCCTCAGACAATcaaacagcaagcagcaaaacctcaccttaaaaagaaatgaataccACCACATGTTCCTGTTGTGTAGCTTGTTCCACAGCTTGTGAATGGACGCCTTTCCTACTTTCTCGGTGCAGCTGGCATCACAGGACTGACGGCCCTGTTAGGTATAAAGGAGAAAGGACACGTGAGTGTGGGTGCAAATCAGACAATGGTGGTGAGCGGAGCAGCTGGTGCCTGCGGCTCTTTGGCTGGCCAGGTAGGTAGGCGTAAGACATACAAGCATTCTCTGTTACCAAGTTTATCTTCTGAAACATGCTGGTTAGTAAACGTACAGATAAAATCATTGTAAATGTGAGCAGGTATAACGCCATGGGAAGGGCCAGTTTCACAGATACGGCTCACTCTCTCACCGAGAAAGATTTTAGGTGTGAAACTTCAGTTTCATGAAACTGGGATAGGAGAAAATGGCCCAGGGCGATTACTTGTCACTAGCCTAAATAAAGTAGATGGTATAAACACATGTATTTCCTATATATTTGTATAGTAGTCTGCCATTTGAACACAGTCTTTGAGTTGACTGGcgactttcatttttttctatattagaAAATAGTCAGTAAAAAAATGTAGTAAACCCTTCTTCGTGTTGTGTTCCATGACATCCTTTGTGTTTTGCGATTTACAGCCCTGTTCTCAGCTTTGCAGAACGTCTTgtggtgtgtttgtgtgtgtgtgtatgtgcatatctacaaatatatacacacacacacatatgtatacatacacacaaacaatAGATATTAAGCAAGCTTAAGACTTACTGATAAAGAGGAGCTATGAAGAAACAATGCATAAGCAAATCTGTTGAAGAATGTGTTTAAATCAATTATTGTCCAATCTTTTTGGCTTTTTATGAGCTATGTTACGGTACTTGGCAGATGGTGATTTTATACTGTATTTGGCTCTCCAGTGCTGCCAGTCCTTGGTGACTCCACAGACTAAACCTGCAGTCAGTGAGTTCGGAAAGGTGGCAGATTTCAGTTGTACCTGCCCCTTCTCTATGTGTGAGGAGAGAATGACAAGAGGCAATTGTGTCACATGAGATGGGAGCGTGCGCTGAACTTTGCTGCCTGGGGTTTAGTGGGATGGGGGATAACTGTAACACCTCTCAGGCCCCCTTCCTCCCAGTGGTACCTTTATGCAGATGAGTGATCTAACTTCTctttattgtttggttttttttgtttggttggtttttaactGTGCTCCTGCAGATTGGCCATCTGGAGGGCTGCTCTAGAGTGGTGGGGATCGCTGGCACAGATGAAAAGTGCTCCATTTTGGTCCAAGAAATGGGGTTTGATGCTGCTATCAATTACAAGAAGGGGAATGTGGCAGAGCAGCTACGTGAACTCTGCCCGGGCGGTGTGGATGTTTACTTTGACAATGTTGGTGGAGACATCAGTGATACAGTGATAAGTCAGGTGATTATACCAGCTGTCGGGTTTATTCTAGTCATTCTCCAATGTCTGCGTGCCCAGCTTTGAATTAATTCGTACCGGAGACCAGCCTGCAATACAGCAGAGCAGGCTTTCCACTTCATTGATCTAATCCAGGTGCTGATCCTGGTCCTGAGGAGAAAATAGGTATTTGAAATCAGTGTCTGTCATTCCGACCAGCCTGGCGATATAGTAATAGAAACACAATTTCTGCTTCTTGTCTTTCGCTTCGTTGGCCAGGAGACTTGGTAATAGTCTAAAAACCTTGTCTGTCAGTGTAGTAATCTTGTGTTTTGTCAGCTTTGGTTTTCTGGCTTCACAAAAGACCAGCTCTGCTGGGCCTCCCTAAAGACTCTTGACCAGCTCTCTCACTGTTAATGTGAAACTACTCTGTCTGATGGCAGGGAGGCTTTGGTGGCAACGCCATCTGTGGGAGCTCTAAATCACAGCTGTATCCAACAGCTGTATCCTACTTCTTTGTCCTATTACTCCTCTCCTCCTGACAAAAAGGGCACACAGTAAAATAACGATTTCTTATATTCCTTGTATTTAATGCCTTTTGAAATTACACATGGGCTGTATAGCATTTATTTTTCCGCTATTGCCCTGCATTTATCTATTTGAATGTTGTCATAGGTTGAATGGGACTGCCTGCAATTCTCCCACTCTTTTCTAGGAAATGTGGCAAGAAATAAGGATACCCATGTGAAAATTTTGCAATATAATCTATTGCATCTCTGGAAAATTTAGTTTCTGAGGCCAAGGAATGTAATTTTTCTCACTTTGTGCTGTCCCAAACAGATGAATAAGAACAGCCATATCATCCTGTGTGGACAGATTTCTCAGTATAACAAAGATGTGCCTtatcctcctccgctgcctcctgacatagaaaaaatacagaaagaaaggaatATCACAAGGTACATTTCTCCTCCAGAACTTGTGACCAGGTTCCAGGTAGATTGTGCACGTGATGTTGTGACTGATGTTCAGAAGGTGGTCTGCAGATCTGCAGTAGGCACGTGTAATTGGAACAGAACTTTGCCATACTAAAAAAGGAAACTATAATCACAACATCAGtaaatcctttctctttcatttgtctGTATCGGCATGAAAAATGGGAAAGGATGTTGTTACATGCTAATATAGTTGTCTGTTGTTATGCTTTGTTTGTGGTTGCTTGATTTAGTCCTGGAGTCTCTGATAGATTCTTCAGTACGAGGGAAGGTGTTGCCATGGTTCTGTTCTCAGATGTTTTGCAGAGTGCCTTCTCTCCAAGTGTAGTACAGGCAGAGAGAAgatcaaatatttttcaagtaagaATGCAGCTGATGCGGTGATTGtattgaaattacatttttagtgTTTGAGGGTTTATTAGATAATGGGACTGTAGGTATGACACACATATACGGGTAAAACACTGATTTTTGTTAGGATTCTGGGAATTGCTGAATCTCCTGTGAGGATTCAGGTGGAGCTAAGGCTGAGATTAGGAGCAAAGTCTTAGGAGATTTTTCATTCGTTGCATTGCGGAAAGTTGAGGAGACTTTTGATTTCTGTGCAAATGGATTGACCTCttctaattaaaatacttttcttgtcCCTGTTACTGCTGtctgcacttttaaaaaatggataaaaCTACTAAAATACACCATGCGTAGTAGAAGGCAGTGGAGAATTTAGTCAGTACATTGCTAcaagtaattattatttttgatgATTGTTTCAGTTTCTCTTGATTGCTATAGGCAGCTGTGACAGCAGGATATGCAAAATTTTGGGGAGCCTGAAAGTTAATTTATACTTGCCATGTAGTTGCAGGTCCCTTAATTATTCTCCCTaccacaaaaaaaagtaaaaaaggataGGAATTCACgcacattttatggacatttgcTTATTCTGGCGATACTACTtggtttttattacttttctctCTGGCACTTGAACGGAATTACTTGTCTAAGACCTATGTTACTGTCAAGCTCCCACTGCAGGGAGCTGTCTCAACAAGCTGGTAAAGCTCTGAGCTGTCTCATTGTAATTAGTACTCATAATCCTTCAGTTTCAAGAATGCTGTTTCCTGAAAAGATTTGTAAAGATTTCAAAATATGCTTACCAATCTTTCTTAAATCAAGGCTCGTTCTTTTCTTTCACAGGGAAAGATTCTTAGTGTTGAACTATATGGACAAACAAGAAGCTAGTATATTACAACTCTGTCAGTGGATCCAAGAGGGTAAACTGAAGGTGGGAACTTTCACATCTAATCTATCCGATACTCCCTCCTCGGATCATGGTCTGACTACAAGAAGTCCGATTTCTTTGTCCTTGGCTCTCTTATCATGCCTTAGAATTAACAGATTTTCTTATGAATGTTTAAGTATACTTGAAAGCTTAGTAAGTAGCACTGTCTTAGTAGATGCCTGCTGAGGATGATGTGGCTGTAGTACGACAGACTTTTCTAATTACATGCTGCTGATGTTTGTACTTCTTTCAGTATAGAGTGCAAGTGCTTTTTTACTTAAGGGGTCAGACCTccaaaaatacttctaaattcgTGATTAGTTAGTCCTGAatgcttttgggggttttgtctGAAATTCTGTTTCAAGCTTTATAGTCACCATTTATTATTTTGTGATGGGTAGATGCTTTATCCAGCCCTTCCCTGTGAGGTCTGTCTAAATTGGTTTTTGATTCTTCAGGTGGTCAGTAAATTTTCCTGGGAAAATCCTGAGATGTGAAAGTTTGGCAGGGGCAGGGATGTTCCAGTTCTGATTGAAGCATTAAATTGCTTGCAGGTTTACCAGAAAGTATTCACTCCTCTCTTGATGAAAGAA
It contains:
- the PTGR2 gene encoding prostaglandin reductase 2 isoform X1, whose product is MGGTSVTPENSMMRHETLGNQSLFPGIQCEIAAKAGMIIQRVVLNSRPGKNGVPVAENFRLEQSTIADTIQAGQVRVRTLYLSVDPYMRCRMNEDTGSDYLLPWQLSEVADGGGVGVVEESKHGNLAKGDFVTSFSWPWQTVAILDGSLLQKLVPQLVNGRLSYFLGAAGITGLTALLGIKEKGHVSVGANQTMVVSGAAGACGSLAGQIGHLEGCSRVVGIAGTDEKCSILVQEMGFDAAINYKKGNVAEQLRELCPGGVDVYFDNVGGDISDTVISQMNKNSHIILCGQISQYNKDVPYPPPLPPDIEKIQKERNITRERFLVLNYMDKQEASILQLCQWIQEGKLKVRETVVEGLANIGAAFQSMMNGGNIGKQIVSVSK
- the PTGR2 gene encoding prostaglandin reductase 2 isoform X3, with translation MRCRMNEDTGSDYLLPWQLSEVADGGGVGVVEESKHGNLAKGDFVTSFSWPWQTVAILDGSLLQKLVPQLVNGRLSYFLGAAGITGLTALLGIKEKGHVSVGANQTMVVSGAAGACGSLAGQIGHLEGCSRVVGIAGTDEKCSILVQEMGFDAAINYKKGNVAEQLRELCPGGVDVYFDNVGGDISDTVISQMNKNSHIILCGQISQYNKDVPYPPPLPPDIEKIQKERNITRERFLVLNYMDKQEASILQLCQWIQEGKLKVRETVVEGLANIGAAFQSMMNGGNIGKQIVSVSK
- the PTGR2 gene encoding prostaglandin reductase 2 isoform X2; amino-acid sequence: MIIQRVVLNSRPGKNGVPVAENFRLEQSTIADTIQAGQVRVRTLYLSVDPYMRCRMNEDTGSDYLLPWQLSEVADGGGVGVVEESKHGNLAKGDFVTSFSWPWQTVAILDGSLLQKLVPQLVNGRLSYFLGAAGITGLTALLGIKEKGHVSVGANQTMVVSGAAGACGSLAGQIGHLEGCSRVVGIAGTDEKCSILVQEMGFDAAINYKKGNVAEQLRELCPGGVDVYFDNVGGDISDTVISQMNKNSHIILCGQISQYNKDVPYPPPLPPDIEKIQKERNITRERFLVLNYMDKQEASILQLCQWIQEGKLKVRETVVEGLANIGAAFQSMMNGGNIGKQIVSVSK